In Galactobacillus timonensis, the genomic window CTTCTTCTCCCCAAGACCGATGAAGAGAACAGGCAGATGCAGCTTCTGCTTGATGCCGATCACAATGCCGCCCTTGGCCGTACCGTCCATCTTCGTCAGAATGATGCCCGAAAGATCCGTCGCCGCATCAAACAGTTCCGCCTGCCGCAGACCGTTCTGTCCCGTCGTCGCATCAAGAACCAGCCACGTATTGTGCGGCGCCCCGGGAATCTCACGGCCCGCAACACGGTTCATCTTGCCAAGCTCCGCCATCAGGCCGGCTTTGTTCTGAAGGCGGCCTGCCGTATCGCACAGCAGCACATCGATATTGTTCTCCTTCGCATACCGGCAGCCATCCACGATCGCCGCCGAAGGATCACCGTTTTCACGGCCCTTGATGCAGGGAACATTGAGACGCTCAGCCCAGGTGTCCAGCTGATCGATGGCGCCGGCGCGGAACGTATCTGCCGCCACCAGCGCAACCTTCTTTCCTTCCGCCTGGTATTTAGCCGTCAGTTTGGCGGCCGTCGTCGTCTTGCCGGACCCGTTGACACCTTCCAGGAAGATCACGGTCGGACCGTTCTCATTCCAGCGGATGGGCTCATCGGGTACCTCTTCGTATAAATCCTTCATCGACTGGATCACAAAGTTGACGGCCCACTTCCACGACACATTGACATACTCATCCGCCGTCTTCTTCATGTTTTCGCAGATCGCATCCGCCGTTTCGACACCGATGTCGCTTTCCAGCAGAACGATCTCGAGCTGTTCCAGGAACTCATCATCGACGCCCTTGAAGTTCTTCTTCAGGCTGCTGCTTTTTTCCTGCAGTGAATCCTTCGATTTCTTGAAGCCGCTGAGATAGACAGCCTTATCATCCTTCTTCTGGAAGATGGATTTCAAAGAATCAAGAATACTCATGCCTGCGCCTCCTTTTCCGGCTCCGCCATACCGACGGCATCCTTCAGCTCAACTTTGAGCATCTGGGAAACACCCTGATGCTGCATCGTGACGCCATACAGCGTATCACAGTTCTCCATCGTGCCCGGACGATGCGTCACAACAAGGAACTGCGTCTGATCCGTATACTGGTGCAGATACTGCGCAAAGCGTTCAACGTTTCCCTGATCCAGCG contains:
- the ftsY gene encoding signal recognition particle-docking protein FtsY, with the protein product MSILDSLKSIFQKKDDKAVYLSGFKKSKDSLQEKSSSLKKNFKGVDDEFLEQLEIVLLESDIGVETADAICENMKKTADEYVNVSWKWAVNFVIQSMKDLYEEVPDEPIRWNENGPTVIFLEGVNGSGKTTTAAKLTAKYQAEGKKVALVAADTFRAGAIDQLDTWAERLNVPCIKGRENGDPSAAIVDGCRYAKENNIDVLLCDTAGRLQNKAGLMAELGKMNRVAGREIPGAPHNTWLVLDATTGQNGLRQAELFDAATDLSGIILTKMDGTAKGGIVIGIKQKLHLPVLFIGLGEKKEDLRPFDLDSYLYSISQGLDDAG